The Acidobacteriota bacterium genomic interval CAGGAGCAATCACCAAGGCATCGCTAGCAGCGATGTGGGCAGCGCCGTATTCTCGTGCAAAAATGAGAGCTCTTGCTAAGTAAAGACGGTTGGTAACGTAACGGGGATTCTCTCTCACTGCGCACCGTGATTCTGCGACGGCGGCTCTGGAATCGCCAAGCTCCAAAAAAACGCAAGATCGGAGGTTTCGAAGCGCGGGACGAAAACTTCTACGGGTCAGTTCCACCCCTTCCGCAAGTTGCTTGGCGGCTTTACTAAGCAGCTCTCCGCGCCTAAGACCATCAGTTGATTCATGAGCTTGTTTCCGCAATAGTTCGGCGACTGTGATATAGATCTTACCATCACGCGGATTCAGCTCCTTGGCGTGACTAAAATCGCGAGCAGCCTCACGAATATCCCCCTCCGCGTTCCTGTACCATGCTGCCTCCGCTCTATCCAGATAATACTTGGCGTTTCGGGGCTCCCTCCTTACCGCAGCATCTGCAATCGAATGAGCCTCGCCGAAACGGCCTAGTTTCATCAATGCCTGCACTAGACCACGGACGTGTCTTTGGTGAGTGTCATTAACTGCGAGGGCCTCGCGATAGTGCCGTTCAGCATCTGAGAACAACCACTTGCTCATCGCGGAGTCCCCCAACAGCACGAACGCCTTCGCGCGCGCGGTACCCGTTGGGCCCAACGCAACCACGTGCTTCGCCTCTTCGATCGCCTCATCGGCACGCCCAAGCGCCAATAGTGTCTCTGCGATCTCTAGGTGCAATCGAACATCTGTCTTCCCGCCTGGGGACTGCGCTGCTTTCTCATAGGCCTTCAGCGCACGTTCGTCTTCATCCTCTTTCCTTAGGCAGAGTCCCAATAGCTGCAAGGCGCTTCCGTTGTCCGGATCTGCTGCAAGCAACGACTCTGCGGTAGTTCGGGCTTCCGACGTCCGTCCTTCGTAGTAGAGGGTAGACGCCTCTCTCAGCAGGTTATAACGGTGCTGCTCGTTGTCTGTGGCTGTTCGCACAGCGATCGTCACGTTGGGAGGGACGGAGGCTGATTGTGGCAGCGCTTTTGTCTCGAAGATTAACTCAAAGCACACGATACAACTCTCGCGGAACTCTGGATATTCGCCTTTGGCTACCGCGGCGCCCAGTGGATCATGAATGAGGCGATTTCGTTTTTGGCACAGTTGCTTCAGATTGCTGACGGTAGCGGAGTCCAGCTCAGGGTGGGCGTTCTTTACGTGCTGGACGAGATCGGGAAACTTCAGCGCTTCAAGTCTGTCTCTTGAGACTTCCTTGTCCAATAAGAGCCAGGAACGAATGGCTATTTCCAAAGCGTGCTGCAACATTATGAGTGCGTAACCCAGGTAAAAGTCGCCTGCAGCAGCGAGCAAATCTGCAGCTGCAAGGCAATCGAGGACGCGGTGTGTCCAGACCTTTCTCGTCCTTCCTGCCATACTGACCCCTTATTCTTAATTCGATCCTTATCGTCTATTTTGCTTTCGCTAGAATCGCCTCCAAATGGTGCTGACGATCATAGAGCCTCTGGAGCCTCTCGGATCTATGCTCTTCCTCAGTGGTCTGAAAGGACCTCAGCAGTCCGTTTTCCTTGATCAGACTTTGCTCCACACCTGTGGGGATTCACCGCTGTGGATTATCTCCATTGGGACGCAAATACGACCTCGGTAATCGAAAGAAACATGGGCAGAGCCTTAGGACTAGGTGCGGTGTTTGATCCCGTCACCTTTGTGTCTACCATCAGTCCGCGGCATCTCCATGATTCTAATAACCGAATCAAGGTCTTCAGGCTCCGGATTGCGACCACGTTGGAGACGATGACAGCTAACCTACGAGAATCTCCGCCAACTGATCAAAGTGTTCGTTTGCGGCACGATAAAGATCCGAATGGCTATCTGCTACCAGGCTTGCCCACTGTACACATCCTTCAATGTGATTCGAGAGACGATCCGTCTGTGCGGTCAAATGTTGCCAATCGATATACGAGGATGGGGACAGTGAAGCATCGGCGAATTCTTTCAGCTTACTCGTCTCACAGATCGGGTCGAAATTCATGTCAATTGCTATGGGGACACTGCCGGCGACAAGTGCCAGTATGCAATGATGCAGTCTGCCTGCAACGATACAGTCTTTGCTTCGCATCCACTCGATTGCCTCTTGGGCGTGAGAATTAGTAAAGATCCGCGGCTCCTCGGCTATTCGCCGAGCGACACTCGCAGCCAAGAGGTGGTCGTCGTACATGTTTTCAAACCCGGCTATTTCAACTGAACGGGTCTTTCGAACGTGAAAGATCGCTTGTGCCCAAGTGTTCGCATCTTCGCTCGAATCGATTTGACCAGAAGCAATGAATGGACGATAAAGTTCATCACTACAACATTGCTCGTGCAGTTTTGCAGTCTCGACCATTTCTTGGATGAATGATTTCGGAAATTCTGATCGCGCAACAATGACCCCAACACTGGAAAGGCCACGCCCTGACTCCCGCTTTTTGTCTGGTTTCTTGAGTAAAACGACGGGATCGGGGACTACCGTAACGTTCCCAGGAACGCCGCAATTTCGCAGATGTTCCAAGGTGCGCTTATTTCGGACCGTTCGCCAGTTTACCCTCTTCGCAGCATTACAAACGTACGCAGCGTACGTGGGGTACAGAGCTGCCTGGAATTCAGTATCGGAGCAGACTGCGTTCCAAATTATCGGACATGTATCCTTGAAGAGTGCAGGGCTAGCGCCCAAGAAGAATGTTTGCAGCCCTGGATGCCTAAAGGGCGGTCCGATAAGCACCGCTCCACCGCCGATCACAATCGCATCGGCGCTCCCTTCCTCCGACCATCTTCCGTCCCGATCGATCAGCAGTAATTCTGTCCTATTGGCGGGGTTCGGCCATGGGCTGTAGGTTCGAAAATTGGCTGAAGGGAGTCGCAGCGCGATTTGTGATCGTGTCACTTCATCGATCAACCGATCGCCGATGTTATTTAGTCCGCTCGAGTTCCACAGCGCAATCTGCATTCTTTTCAACGGACGCAAAAGGAGTAAATTCGGACCAGCCTCGAATCTGCACGTATTCGGGATACACGCCCCCGCAGGGCCTTCGGTGTGAACAATTGCTACATGGCAAGCCATATACTCGACATGTGTCGTTCATGAATTCATCGTAGTTGTCGATCTCGACTCCTCTCATCAACATCTTGATTTCTCTGCGTTCGCGCTCCAGATGAAACTCAACCTTCGCCTTCACCGTACACAGCGGGAAACCTTCTAACGTTACCTTTCGGCGACATGAGACTGCATAGTCAATTGCCGGGTAGAGGTGCTGGCGAATCAATTCAAATGGCGGAGCGAGCTGATTCACCGCGAAGACCGCACTTCCCACAGGGTGTAGGTTGGAATAGTTGAGGTGATCTACACCGAGGTCGCAGGCCAACCGCGTGATTGACCCCAGTTCCTCGACATTCGTTCTCGTTACTACGGTATTTGTTCGCACTCTTGCGCCAAACCTCTTTACATTTTGAATACCGGCAATAGTCTGGCTAAAGCCTCCGAGAGACCGGGTTTGGGAGTCGTGAGTGTCCGCAGTGGATCCATGCAGCGAAACAATAAACAAAGTGACTCGCAGTCCAACCAGTGAACTGGCAAACTCGGGACGTGCAAGTTTTATTCCGTTTGTTTGTAGGTGGATCTCGGGATATCCAAGCTCATTGATGAGTTCCAAGGTCTCGATGAATTGAGGATGTATAGTGGCCTCTCCACCATGTAGGTTGACGGACATGAAACCGGCACCTGCGTTATCCTTTAGAAATCGCTTCACTAGCTCAAAGTCGATTGTGTTCGCCGAGTACAAAGGGGAAGCCACAACGCAAAAGGTGCATCGACTGTTGCACAGATCGGTCAGGTGTATGCTTAGGCAGCGCAAGTTCTCCTCCCCTTCCACTCCTCAATGAACGATAGACGCCTGTCGTAGGACTTGTAGAGGCGTGGGCAACCCAGAAACCTCCGCAATGTATTTTTCTTGGGCCATGGTGGTGCGCTCCCGCGCACCCCGGTCGAATAAAAGCTCGCGACAAGCGGATCCAAAGCCGACCTCATCTAGCAGTTCAACTGTATTGACTGTTGTCTGGAATGGATTGCCATCGAGAATGGGTGCCAGGAACTTATAGAATCCAAGCGGCCAGAGGCGAAACGGATAGAGTGGCTGCGCATCCCGTAGCCAGGTTTCGGTATTCTCAGAAAGAGCGAATGGGAATGTCGATAGTTGAGAGCCGGCAGTAAACGAATTCTCGACCACCACTACAGGCAATCCAGAGACAATTGCCTTGATGACCGTGGTCCCTGAGACATTAGCGGAAAGCAAAAGATCCACGCTGCCAAGCAAGGGATCGAATTGAGCCGCTGGCAGATGACCGAGCCAGTGATAACGTGCCTCCATCTTCCTATCCACCGCAACTGGTCTCGGTCCCACGTGTATCAGGTGGACCTGGCTACCTAGTTGGGAAACATACTGCATAAGTAAATTTGGTACCGCTTCCGCAAGTCGATCTCCATGCTGATCATCATATGTGGTCTGCTGCCAACTTGCGGTGCAGAACAGGATGGCTAGATCAAGCCTTTTCAAGCCGAGGTTCTCACGAACATGTTGGCGAACGCGGTTAGTCGTTCGACTTGGCTGCGGAAGAAAGTGACATACACCTGAATCTGAAATGGCCGGGCTCACAATCGGCACCGGTACAAGACGGCAATTCACAGTCTGAATCCAATCAGCGACATCTCTTTCCTTGTCGAGAAAGAGGTCGATTGGGCGATTGGAAGTACTGAGGTTCCAAGTATCGATAGCTACGATCGGGATTCCATATGCCTGCAGGAACATGGGATCAACCCCGGCGCGTCGCAACACGCCGTCTGCGGTAAAGAAATCTGCCAGAATGATCGAACTCCATCGCCCTTCCTCGAGGTAGCTTGCGATTAGGAGTTCTAGTAGATGCTCGATGTTATCCGCTACTTCTTCAGCGACGAATGGCCTTCCGCATAGAAGTCTTCTGCCGGACGTGTGCACGATAAAGACCGGTTCCTCCCCATTCGCATACAAATCATCTGCAAGCCTTATACCGAAGGCGGTCTCACCCCACCCGCCCCGGCTCAGGGCAAGAATCAAGTGTCGCTTTCGCTTCATATCGTTATGAGTGAACCTGGACTTATATCGACGAACAAGGATGTCAGCGTATTCATCCGCCCGATGTCGAGATACCTTCCGTCAGGGAAATAGAGGGCCCTCACGTCTAAACCTGCCTTGACTGCTCGATTGAAGACCTCTCCCAGCGAGATTTCACAGCAACAGTCACCTGCTAGGGTGTCATTCAAGAATCGGGAGAATCGGGGACGCCATACTGCAATGCCCCATGTGTTCCGCAGGGTCCCGCTCACCGGTTTCTCGAGGACCTCCTCTACTGCGCCGTCCGCGGCGAAGCTAACAGGTCCAAGGTGTTGAGGTTCCGTTGTTGGAAAAACCCCAAGGGCCAGGTCCGCTTTAGTTTCGTCGATATAAGAACAGAGTGACTTAACAGCCGTAACTGGTTGAAACACACTGTCTGGAAGGCATAGGCACACGCTCTCATCAATGATCCAAGCAAACGAAGAATTAACGGCGTCTGCCAAACCTCTGGGCTCTTCTTGATTGATGTATGCGAGTTCCACTCCGAGAGCTTTTCCGCTTCCGAGACACCTCACAATCTCCAGTTTCCAATCAGCGACGATCACAAGAACGCGATGAATTCCCGCCCCCTGCATCGCAAGCAGGGAGTATTCCGCCGCGAGCATGGGGCGGGTCGAGGTATCAGAGTTGTTCGCCGACTCAGGAGTGAACAACACCGGCAGCAATTCTTTGGGGTACCTAAACGGCCGGAGACGCATGCCTAGACCCGCAGCAGGAACTATCCCAACGAACTGTCTTCGCATGTTGCCGTTGCTACCCATCCGGGTGAGCGCCATCGAAAGACACCTCAGTAATACCCCTTCGCGGCGCCTCCGCCAACCACATGAGGTGCACCGTGGGCAACAATGTCCGCCACAGTCGATTCCTTGATCTTCTTGATCTGGGCTTCGGACAAATTGAAGTGCACCTTGAATTGCTCGGGGTTCGTGACAAACTCATGCGCGAACTCCGGGTCATGCGCAGCCATTCGGATAGCATTCTTTACGCTTAGTGGCATTCGCTTCTCCTTTAGTTGAATTTGGTCCTTCACCTTCAATCGGTTCTTCCCCTAGGCTGATAACGAGACGCTGATTGATACTGTCTTGGACTGAAGCCTTGGAAACGTGATGTCCCAACGCTGCCCTCCCTTCACGATTGCGCAGAACCGAAAAGCACATGTCGCAGCCATTGGTGAATTCCTGGCGCCCCACCGCCGAGGCCAGGTCTGGATAGATTGAAAACAGTTGTGCTACCCCCTTGGGTCCATGCGTCCGAAGGAATTGGTAATCCCACCGTCGCTCTGACATTCTCATAAGTGCTTCGAACGAAGCCCCGCGCAGATTTCCCAAGTAGTAAGGCAAAGTCTGCATGTCTGCATGCGCAGCAGCTTTGCCAGCGTGGCACGAGAAAACGTCTCCGTTAGGATTGACAATCGGTGTGCCGAGGTAACAGCTACAGCCATATTCTGAGGGTGCTGTACCGATACCACGACTCTGGTTCTTAAGCACGATCGGAGAGAGGAACTGGGTTGGTATTACGCGGTCGAAATGAAACATCAGGCGCTCACCGTATGAGGCGAACTGCTGTTGGGTCTCCAAGCGTTCTTCCTCGTGCGTATAGGTAATACAGATACTGATGTCCTTGATCTCGCGTTTGAGCGCTGCATCAATGACATTGCAGACGAACGCAAGTGGGACGCGTCGCTGGTGGAAGCGGTCGGAACTCAAGTAGAGATGGGTCAGTCCTGAAAGCTTGTCCAACAGCGTCGCAGCCGCGTCGAATGAAGACCCCCAGAAGGAGCTCGTGAACACTCCGATTTCCACGCTCCAAGCTGCGGCCGTGGCGACAGCATCCCGAAGGACCTCGAACCTCTCGAACGGCTCTCCTCCCGTGAAAATAATCTTCGGGATCCCGTAGGCGCATGCATTAGCAACCCACTCGCGCAGCTCGTTCGCATCGACATCGCGATCCCGTGTTGATCCGATAAAACCGCAATGACTGCAGCCAACGTGGCACGCCTCTGTGACACTGAAAAGAATCGACGTGAATGTGGGTGGCATAACAGGGCAGCTACCCTACAGCAGACACCTTACCTACGATATGTCTGGGGACGAACTTTACAGGCGTGTAATCCTGACCCACCAGGTACAGACGAGGACAGCAAAGAAAAAGCGGCGCTCGAATGGCAATGGGGAAGCGCCTACCTTGCGCCCGACAACGAGGGTCGCGGCGGTTGATCGCTTGATCGAGCGAAACATGAAACGGACGAGCCGCTTAACAACCTGCTGCACGCGACATGGAGATTCGTCCGGGACCTACAATCAAGCTTTGCAAGCAAATTCGCGACGTGAAACTTTGCAGTTCGCGAAGTGATCCCAAGGGCTGCCCCAATCTGTTTGTTCGTGAGCCCCCTTAGGACCATTAGCAGTACCTGG includes:
- a CDS encoding tetratricopeptide repeat protein — protein: MLQHALEIAIRSWLLLDKEVSRDRLEALKFPDLVQHVKNAHPELDSATVSNLKQLCQKRNRLIHDPLGAAVAKGEYPEFRESCIVCFELIFETKALPQSASVPPNVTIAVRTATDNEQHRYNLLREASTLYYEGRTSEARTTAESLLAADPDNGSALQLLGLCLRKEDEDERALKAYEKAAQSPGGKTDVRLHLEIAETLLALGRADEAIEEAKHVVALGPTGTARAKAFVLLGDSAMSKWLFSDAERHYREALAVNDTHQRHVRGLVQALMKLGRFGEAHSIADAAVRREPRNAKYYLDRAEAAWYRNAEGDIREAARDFSHAKELNPRDGKIYITVAELLRKQAHESTDGLRRGELLSKAAKQLAEGVELTRRSFRPALRNLRSCVFLELGDSRAAVAESRCAVRENPRYVTNRLYLARALIFAREYGAAHIAASDALVIAPAPPGRFWCSYFQLLTQLLKGDCASFKQQFAVLEAAATSIQLRMSFDFGPMWNVVARERVTPATADALAAMARLVGIDLPPLAQAASN
- a CDS encoding polysaccharide pyruvyl transferase family protein — protein: MQIALWNSSGLNNIGDRLIDEVTRSQIALRLPSANFRTYSPWPNPANRTELLLIDRDGRWSEEGSADAIVIGGGAVLIGPPFRHPGLQTFFLGASPALFKDTCPIIWNAVCSDTEFQAALYPTYAAYVCNAAKRVNWRTVRNKRTLEHLRNCGVPGNVTVVPDPVVLLKKPDKKRESGRGLSSVGVIVARSEFPKSFIQEMVETAKLHEQCCSDELYRPFIASGQIDSSEDANTWAQAIFHVRKTRSVEIAGFENMYDDHLLAASVARRIAEEPRIFTNSHAQEAIEWMRSKDCIVAGRLHHCILALVAGSVPIAIDMNFDPICETSKLKEFADASLSPSSYIDWQHLTAQTDRLSNHIEGCVQWASLVADSHSDLYRAANEHFDQLAEILVG
- a CDS encoding radical SAM protein, with product MASPLYSANTIDFELVKRFLKDNAGAGFMSVNLHGGEATIHPQFIETLELINELGYPEIHLQTNGIKLARPEFASSLVGLRVTLFIVSLHGSTADTHDSQTRSLGGFSQTIAGIQNVKRFGARVRTNTVVTRTNVEELGSITRLACDLGVDHLNYSNLHPVGSAVFAVNQLAPPFELIRQHLYPAIDYAVSCRRKVTLEGFPLCTVKAKVEFHLERERREIKMLMRGVEIDNYDEFMNDTCRVYGLPCSNCSHRRPCGGVYPEYVQIRGWSEFTPFASVEKNADCAVELERTK
- a CDS encoding DUF6365 family protein; the protein is MKRKRHLILALSRGGWGETAFGIRLADDLYANGEEPVFIVHTSGRRLLCGRPFVAEEVADNIEHLLELLIASYLEEGRWSSIILADFFTADGVLRRAGVDPMFLQAYGIPIVAIDTWNLSTSNRPIDLFLDKERDVADWIQTVNCRLVPVPIVSPAISDSGVCHFLPQPSRTTNRVRQHVRENLGLKRLDLAILFCTASWQQTTYDDQHGDRLAEAVPNLLMQYVSQLGSQVHLIHVGPRPVAVDRKMEARYHWLGHLPAAQFDPLLGSVDLLLSANVSGTTVIKAIVSGLPVVVVENSFTAGSQLSTFPFALSENTETWLRDAQPLYPFRLWPLGFYKFLAPILDGNPFQTTVNTVELLDEVGFGSACRELLFDRGARERTTMAQEKYIAEVSGLPTPLQVLRQASIVH
- a CDS encoding sugar phosphate nucleotidyltransferase encodes the protein MALTRMGSNGNMRRQFVGIVPAAGLGMRLRPFRYPKELLPVLFTPESANNSDTSTRPMLAAEYSLLAMQGAGIHRVLVIVADWKLEIVRCLGSGKALGVELAYINQEEPRGLADAVNSSFAWIIDESVCLCLPDSVFQPVTAVKSLCSYIDETKADLALGVFPTTEPQHLGPVSFAADGAVEEVLEKPVSGTLRNTWGIAVWRPRFSRFLNDTLAGDCCCEISLGEVFNRAVKAGLDVRALYFPDGRYLDIGRMNTLTSLFVDISPGSLITI
- a CDS encoding radical SAM protein — translated: MPPTFTSILFSVTEACHVGCSHCGFIGSTRDRDVDANELREWVANACAYGIPKIIFTGGEPFERFEVLRDAVATAAAWSVEIGVFTSSFWGSSFDAAATLLDKLSGLTHLYLSSDRFHQRRVPLAFVCNVIDAALKREIKDISICITYTHEEERLETQQQFASYGERLMFHFDRVIPTQFLSPIVLKNQSRGIGTAPSEYGCSCYLGTPIVNPNGDVFSCHAGKAAAHADMQTLPYYLGNLRGASFEALMRMSERRWDYQFLRTHGPKGVAQLFSIYPDLASAVGRQEFTNGCDMCFSVLRNREGRAALGHHVSKASVQDSINQRLVISLGEEPIEGEGPNSTKGEANATKRKECYPNGCA